A window from Candidatus Delongbacteria bacterium encodes these proteins:
- a CDS encoding outer membrane beta-barrel protein, with protein MKKQLVLIAALILDNINIFAQIQKGNFLLVAGTSLESSLVSTESYDRDKVETSSFKFTPRVGYFLASNVVVGLDFLISNTNEKEDGNEYKSNTYAIGPFTRLYFGKDKIKFFLHAGLGFGKNTSEHYSSYAGSYDNKVKSNLKTHEFGGGISIFLLPKIALEVGILHGNASLKNTNHDNEDTTGKVKGIASSIGFSIHL; from the coding sequence ATGAAAAAACAACTCGTTTTAATTGCTGCCCTTATTCTGGATAACATAAATATTTTTGCACAAATACAGAAAGGAAACTTTTTATTAGTAGCTGGAACAAGCCTTGAAAGCAGCCTGGTATCTACCGAAAGCTACGACAGAGATAAAGTAGAAACCAGTAGTTTTAAATTTACGCCCAGGGTTGGTTATTTTCTGGCCAGCAATGTTGTTGTAGGTCTGGATTTTCTTATTTCAAATACAAACGAAAAAGAAGATGGCAATGAATACAAATCAAACACCTATGCCATTGGTCCTTTTACACGTTTGTACTTCGGAAAGGATAAAATAAAATTTTTTCTTCACGCAGGTTTGGGTTTTGGAAAGAATACCAGTGAGCATTATTCATCGTATGCAGGTAGTTACGATAATAAAGTAAAATCCAACCTTAAAACTCATGAGTTTGGAGGTGGAATTAGTATCTTTCTGTTACCTAAAATAGCTTTAGAAGTAGGAATATTACACGGAAATGCATCTTTAAAAAACACAAACCATGATAATGAAGATACAACAGGTAAAGTAAAAGGTATTGCATCAAGTATTGGCTTCTCAATTCATTTGTAA